The following proteins are co-located in the Castanea sativa cultivar Marrone di Chiusa Pesio chromosome 8, ASM4071231v1 genome:
- the LOC142608001 gene encoding 3-ketoacyl-CoA synthase 6 — translation MPPISPDFSNSVKLKYVKLGYQYLVNHILTLTLIPIMAAICIEVLRMGPDEISNLWKSLHFDLVQILCSAFLIIFIATVYFMSKPRTIFLVDYACFKPPITCRVPFATFMEHSRLNLKNNPKSVEFQMRILERSGLGEETCLPPAIHYIPPNPTMEAARGEAELVIFSAMDSLFEKTGLNPKDIDILIVNCSLFSPTPSLSAMVINKYKLRSNIKSFNLSGMGCSAGLISIDLARDLLQVHPNSNAVIVSTEIITPNYYQGNERAMLLPNCLFRMGGAAILLSNRRSERRLAKYRLVHVVRTHKGADDKAYRCVYEEEDKEGKVGISLSKDLMAIAGEALKSNITTIGPLVLPASEQLLFLLTLIGRKIFNPKWKPYIPDFKQAFEHFCIHAGGRAVIDELQKNLQLSSEHVEASRMALHRFGNTSSSSLWYELSYIEAKGRMKRGDRVWQIAFGSGFKCNSAVWKCNQSIKAPTDGPWADCIDRYPVHIPEIVKL, via the coding sequence ATGCCTCCAATCTCGCCGGACTTTTCCAATTCTGTCAAGCTTAAGTATGTCAAGCTTGGGTACCAATACCTTGTCAATCACATTCTTACACTCACACTCATACCCATCATGGCTGCTATTTGCATTGAGGTTCTCCGGATGGGTCCTGATGAAATCTCAAATCTTTGGAAGTCCCTCCACTTCGATCTCGTCCAAATCTTATGCTCCGCTTTCCTCATCATCTTTATTGCCACTGTTTACTTCATGTCTAAGCCACGAACAATTTTCCTCGTGGACTACGCTTGTTTTAAACCCCCTATCACTTGTCGTGTCCCCTTTGCAACCTTCATGGAACACTCAAGGCTCAACCTCAAAAACAATCCCAAGAGCGTTGAATTCCAAATGAGAATCCTTGAGCGCTCTGGTCTTGGGGAAGAGACTTGTTTGCCTCCTGCAATTCATTATATCCCACCTAATCCAACCATGGAAGCTGCGAGAGGCGAGGCCGAGCTCGTTATATTTTCTGCCATGGATTCTTTGTTTGAGAAGACGGGTCTTAACCCTAAAGACATCGACATTCTCATCGTGAATTGCAGTCTTTTCTCACCTACACCTTCCTTGTCAGCCATGGTGATCAACAAGTACAAGCTGAGAAGTAACATAAAGAGCTTTAACCTTTCTGGGATGGGTTGCAGTGCTGGGCTAATTTCAATTGATTTGGCCCGTGATCTTCTTCAAGTTCACCCCAATTCAAACGCTGTGATTGTGAGCACAGAGATTATTACACCCAACTATTACCAGGGCAATGAAAGAGCTATGCTTCTTCCCAATTGTCTTTTCAGAATGGGTGGAGCTGCAATTCTTTTATCAAACCGAAGATCAGAGCGCAGGCTAGCCAAGTACAGGTTAGTACACGTGGTTCGAACCCATAAAGGAGCTGATGACAAAGCTTACCGCTGTGTATacgaagaagaagacaaagaaggCAAAGTTGGGATCTCTTTATCCAAAGATCTCATGGCCATAGCTGGTGAGGCTTTGAAATCAAACATCACAACAATTGGACCTCTTGTCCTTCCAGCTTCAGAGCAACTCCTTTTCCTTCTCACCCTGATTGGCCGCAAAATCTTTAACCCCAAATGGAAGCCTTATATCCCTGACTTCAAACAAGCTTTTGAGCACTTCTGTATCCACGCTGGTGGCCGTGCTGTCATTGATGAATTGCAGAAGAACCTTCAGCTCTCTTCTGAGCATGTCGAGGCATCGAGGATGGCACTCCATCGCTTCGGGAACACGTCATCATCATCACTGTGGTATGAATTGAGCTATATAGAAGCAAAGGGGAGGATGAAGAGAGGTGATAGGGTTTGGCAAATAGCATTTGGGAGTGGATTTAAGTGTAACAGTGCTGTGTGGAAGTGCAACCAAAGCATCAAGGCTCCCACTGATGGTCCTTGGGCTGATTGCATTGATCGGTACCCAGTTCATATTCCTGAGATTGTGAAGCTCTAA